Proteins from a single region of Hydra vulgaris chromosome 12, alternate assembly HydraT2T_AEP:
- the LOC136088227 gene encoding uncharacterized protein LOC136088227, with the protein MSINQEISMKNIKALLDAQKNEIVQAINTSLSKITSDIAELKIAFTNIKSTVQKNTDDINEIRQQLLNLTSDNKTFSEDIIKLSAALDDQVNRNLRKTQIFKNIPVDTSKSKESWSDTKLIIADTIEKAANIDPKNAHDMIKRCHRRKVNENSTKSSHIFVKFHKWADIEHTKNIFFMSKNNSWVEQMYSPSLTQRRNEAMKERRRLTEIKSIISRYLEYPTILKVKKKREGSRPISLLPNIDKALERLMFNRLYEFFNENKLFFELQFGFRTNYSRSLALLSLTEKIKDSLDEGMFGCGIFIDLQKVFDTVDVYILLYKLSYYGIRGVSNSWFKSFLTNRTQLVSISGVSSDLSNIKVGAPQGSVLGPLVFLIYINDMSKALKFCRVQHFANDTNLLYFNKSIKNQQIC; encoded by the exons aTGTCGATTAATCAAGAAATATCGATGAAAAACATTAAAGCACTATTAGAtgcacaaaaaaatgaaatcgtaCAAGCAATTAACACAAGTCTTTCTAAAATAACTAGCGATATAGCTgaactaaaaattgcatttactaatattaaatCTACAGTACAAAAAAATACTGATGATATTAATGAAATACGACAGCAACTGCTCAATCTGACCTcagataataaaacattttcggAAGACATTATTAAGCTAAGTGCTGCATTAGATGACCAAGTAAACAGAAATTTAAGGAAgacacaaatttttaaaaatattcctgTTGACACAAGCAAATCCAAGGAGTCCTGGTCTGATACCAAACTAATTATTGCAGATACCATCGAAAAAGCGGCTAACATAGACCCGAAAAATGCTCATGACATGATCAAACGCTGTCATCGAAGAAAAGTTAACGAAAACAGCACCAAGTCAAGccacatttttgttaaatttcatAAATGGGCTGATATTGAACacacaaaaaatatcttttttatgtcCAAAAACAATAGTTGGGTTGAACAAATGTATTCGCCATCACTAACTCAACGCCGCAATGAGGCCATGAAAGAACGTCGTCGCCTTACAGAAATCAAGTCAATAATAAGCCGGTATCTCGAATACCCAACCATACTTAAAGTTAAGAAAAAGAGAGAGGGTTCCAG GCCAATTTCCCTCCTTCCCAACATTGATAAAGCTCTTGAAAGGCTAATGTTTAACCGCTTATACGAAttctttaatgaaaataaattgttttttgaattacaaTTTGGTTTTCGAACAAACTACTCTAGATCACTTGCTTTATTAAGtctaacagaaaaaattaaagattctCTGGATGAAGGAATGTTTGGATGTGGCATTTTTATCGACCTTCAAAAGGTATTTGACACTGTAGATGTTTACATTCTACTTTATAAGCTATCCTACTATGGTATTAGAGGAGTTTCAAACTCTTGGTTCAAATCTTTTCTTACTAATAGAACTCAACTAGTATCCATTAGTGGGGTGAGCTCAGACCTGAGCAATATCAAAGTAGGTGCTCCTCAGGGATCTGTCCTTGGCCCTTTGgtgtttcttatttatataaatgacatgtctaaagctttaaaattttgtagagTCCAGCACTTTGCAAATGACACAAACCTTCTCTATTTTAATAAGTctataaaaaatcaacaaatatgttaa